The following DNA comes from Candidatus Schekmanbacteria bacterium.
ATATAACTTTAAAAGAAGAAAGGAGGTGCTGATATGTTCAGCAAACTTAGAGAGAAAAAGGGGTTTACACTTATTGAGTTAATGATTGTTGTAGCCATTATAGGTATACTTGCTGCTATAGCAATACCTAACTTCCTGAAGTTCCAGGCAAAGGCAAAGCAATCAGAAGCAAAGAACAACCTCTCAGCCATATTTACTGCACAGGTAAGTTATTTTGGTGAGAGAAATGCATTTGCAGCCACTTTTGCAACCCTTAACTGGGCACCAGAAGGAACAACAAGATATGAATATTTCCTGGCCAGTGGAGAAACAGCGATAGGTACCGGTACTGGCAGTGCAACAGGTATGACTATGCCGACAGGTGTGGCAGTGGCAACAAATGCTTTCACAGCAGGAGCATCAGGAAACATAGACTCTGATGCCACAGAAGATCAGTGGACTATCAATGATGTAAAAAATCTCAATAATTCCAATAATGACGTCTGACATTAGTTGAAAAATAAAGTTTAAAAAGGGAGGATATCTCAGATATCCTCCCTTTTTATTTTGTGAGTGTCATAGATGAAAAAATATCTTTCTTCTCAAAATTGCACATTCTATCTACTAGCTTCTACAATATTAATCTCACCATTCATTGCAGGTGGAACTACTTACGCATCTGTTACCGGAATAAGAGCTCTTACGCTCATTGCGCTAATCATTATTGCTTTTAACGAAGACAATAAAAAAGAATCTATAAGTCTTAATCTTTCAGCATTGAGCTTTTGCATAATGACTTTTTTTTCCCTATTTATAATTTCAACTTTTTTTCTTTCTCCCTCTTTTTATGATTCGCTGCAATTGACAATGTGCATTGTTAATTACGGAGGCGTTTACATAATTTGCAGAAACATGCAAAACTACCATGTGAGAAAATACTGGATAGCCTTACTTATCATAGTCAGTGCATCCTTAGAAGCTGTTTATGGAATCATAAAGTATTTAGCTTTGAATGAACCAAGAGCAGTTGGAAGTTTCTTCAATCCCAATTTCTTTTCGCTCTATCTCGGAGTATCTTCTGCAATTATAATCAGCATCCTTTTTTTTAAGAATAGTAATAACTGTCAAATAAGCCATAGAGCGTTAAAAACAATATTCTCAACCTCATCATCAGTAATTATACTTTTATTCCTTGTTTCTGGGATTATATTTTCTGCTTCAAGAGGGGCGGCAATGGCACTATTGATAACTCTTATTCTGCTTACTTTTCTGCGATTTAGATTCAAAGCATTAATAGTACTACCTCTCATATTAGCTATTCTTTTTTTTGTACCCAACCCTCTGAAAACCAGGATTGAAACATCCTATTCCCATGATTTGTTCGGATTCAGCCGGACAGGAATATGGGAGAGCACATACAGAATGTTCGCCGAAAATCCATGGGGAATAGGTGCCGGAATGTATAAATACTATTTTCCAAAGTACAATTTCCCTGTCGAAGGAGCTGTTGCAAGGTTTGGCCGCCATGCTGTTACTGCCCATAATGAATATCTTCAGTTTCTGGCAGAAATGGGAATTCAGGGCCTTTTAATTTTGATCATACTTTTTCTGCTTTTTATTAAAAAATTAAGACCATTCTTTAGCACATGTTTAGGGGGAAAAGGCTATGGGTTGGAAACAGGTATATTGGGAGGGTTCTTGGTCATCGTTATCCATTGCATGGTCGATTCATCACTTCATGACTATACAGCAGGTATAATGCTTTCAATACTCGCTGCAATGTTGATTAATGAAGCTGAAACGCTAAGCCCTCCAAAGACATTCAACCTGAAAGTATCTTTTCTCTTCCGGTGGATAATCTCATTCCCTTTGGTTATTTTAATATTGCTTTCCCTTTTGTTTTGCGGAGGGCAATTTTATAAGGATCAGGGCATTACTTATAATAAAAAATCTCAGTACAAAATCTCAGAAGAACAATTTACTAAATCCTTATTAATGATGCCCTTTGATTCTGAAACATTCAATGCACGGGCGAATTTATGGTTCAATAAATTTCTGGATTCTAAAGATGTACACTATCTCGATAAATCGCTTGTTGATGAAAGCACCGCTATTTCGCTTAACAAAATGAACAGTTCTTTTTACTATTATTCAGGCAAAATAATCTCCGCTTTTCCCTCTGAAAAGAATTCCAGTTATTATCTGATGAAGGCTCTCACTTTTTTCGAAGCGGCTAAAGAGCTTAGCCCCTATAACCCCTTTTACAGTATTGAGATAGTCTCACTATTTGCAAAAGTTGGTGAAACAGAACGTGCTGAAGCAGAGGCTCAAAAACTTCTAAAGATAGAACCTGATTTTCTTCCTGCGCTGGAATCATTATACTGGCTTTATGAGAAATCTTCTGAAAAAGATAAAAGCGGAAAAATACTTGCTGACATCAAAGAAAAGTTTAATGATTTGAAAAACCAGCAAAATCTGTCAGACTATGAAAAATCTTTTTTAAAACTCTCAACTGAGTTGAAGCAAAAACTGTGAGATGGATAAACCAATAAAATCATTAGTTGCAGCATCATTAATAGTCTCAATCTTATTTATCGTTTTCTTCGTCCAGTGCCGCATTGACGAAGTGAAGGGTAATTTCAAGAAATCTGAGGAGCTTGAAATGCTTCCTCCTGCCTATGTCATTAAAACCATATCTTTGAACCAGACTGCTTTCATAAGCGATATTCTCTGGCTGAGAGTCGTACAGTATATGGGCGATAAAAAACAGACAGAAAAAGGGTGGTCATGGTTTAGCCATACAATCGATGTTATAACAGACCTTGACCCGGACTTTACACTCGCTTATCAGTTCGCAGGGTTAATGTTTACAGTGGTAGCCGGAAAATCAGAGGAGAGTGTGAAAATACTGGAAAAAGGAATAAAAAATACCTCTAATAATTGGTTCCTCTATTTCCTGATTGGATATAATTATTTCGAGTTACAGCAGGATTACGGGAAAGCAGCATATTATATCGACAGGGCATCAACGCTTCCCGGCTCTCCTGTGTTTCTTAAGCTTTTTGCTTCACGCCTTTACAGCAGTGCTGGAAAGCCTGAAAATGGGATAATCTTCGTGAAAAAACTCCTTGAAACAACTGAAGACGAAGATATGAAGGCAAAACTCGATAAACGTCTCAATCTTTTATACATAGAACGGGATTTGAGCATTCTAAATAATTTGATATCTGACTTTCATTCTACTTATAAAAAATATCCTGAAAGTATTGATGACCTTCTCAAAGCAGGCTTGATAAGAGGCATTCCTTCGGATCCCTTCGGAAAACCATACTACATAGATAGCCACGACAATACGGCAAAAAGTCAAAGCACAACAGAAAGATTGAAAGTATTCAAAAGGTGAGTTTATCTCTTTCAGTCTTCCTCAGGATATGTATAGGTAATGCTGAAATCATCAACTGATTCGAGGTAATCATAGACTCTTTTTCCATTTTTTGTAAGCCAGCTGTGACCATCAAGCTTTCCGTCATCTTTCTTCACGGCAAAATGTATTTTCACTTTCATCCCGTATCTGTTGAGCAAATGGTAAAGAAGAAGAGATTTTCTAAGGCATGACGGAGTAAAAACAAAAAACCGAATTCCAAGTATGGAATCAGTAATCTTCAATATCCTCTCTATAACCCTGTCATCCATCTTCTTTTTTTTTCGAGGGGTAAGCAGTTTCAGCAAGCGCGGCAGGCTAAGACTCTTCAACAATAACGGAAGAGCAAGCACAAGCAGGAATATTTTAAAGAAAAGAATTACATTTGTTATCAGTAATGAGAGGCGGTTCAATTCGCTCTTAATCCCTGTTCCAGGGGTTCTTGGGGTCTTTCTTCAGCCAATTCAGCTTTCCAAAATACTTTGCACAATAAAAACAGGGGAACCTGTCGAGTGAGCCTACGGATTTACTGCTTATCAGGGACACCCTGTCTTTCTGAAATTCAGCAATCTTGTCTATCAGCATCTTGTGCGCATCAAAAAGGCTCACCTTGGAAAGATTTGCAATTACATCTTTGTTCGCTTCCCCTCCTGCATATCCTGAAAGCTGGCAGCAGAACATGAGGTTTCCCATGAAATCCACTGTCAGAGAAGACATCCTTAAAGCTCTGCACTGGAACATAAGCTCGGGAACATCAAAGCCCGGCGAGAGGAAAATGCCGATTGAAAAAACGCCTGCCATTCTTACAATTTCGGCAGCTACACGGGTTTGCTCCTCAGGGGTCGGAACAAGACCTTCCCTTACATTGCCGGGAGTAGGCTGTATAAAAGCAAAAAAGAGCCTTTCTGCCTTTAGCTTCGATGCAAGCAAAGCCATCTCATCGAGCTGGTCAATATTCTTGTTACAAATAGTCATCTGAAGGCTGAAAGGGATTTTTTTAAGGAAACACGCGCTGATGGCAGACATGACCCGTTTATATGAGCCTTTGGCCCTTATTTCGTCGTGCACTTCCTCGCGGGGACTGTCAATGCTGAACGAAAGTCCTTTCAATTTTCCTAAACCGTTCCTTTCGAGGATAGGGAGCACGTCGAGGAAATTCCATGCATTTGTAACAACATGGTAAGTGAATCCGTGAGTCACAACTTCTTTTATGATTTTCTCAAACTCAGGATGCAGAGTAGGCTCTCCGCCTGTGAAGGCTATGTGCTTTATACCGTAGACTTTCGCTTCCTTTAGTATCTTTTTTATAAGTTTAAATGATATGTTCCTGCGGGGAAGCCTCTCGTCCCTTAAACAATGTTTACAAACAAAATTGCAGCGGTTTGTAAGTTCAATCCCAAGTTCCGTGAGAAAAGCCATGTCATCCGGCATATCAGCACTCCCCAAAAAGTTCTTTTTTTATCATAGAGACTACAGAGTGCGGGCTCTTTATAAGATCAGCTCCGCTTCTCATCCTGTAAGATTTCGATTTCTCCACAATTTTTTTTAATGCAGCAAGATGCATCGGAGCAATATCTTTGTCCATCATCACAAGCAGACTGCTGGGTATCAATCTTGCCAGAGCCTCGGCCCTGCCAAGCGGAATTAGAGCTGACTTTTCTTCTCCTGTTATTTCCGGGAAAAGAATGAATCCCTGCTTTGCTTCAAGGACGAACTGTTCCGGATAAACATCCTCCGCCCTGAAAGAACGCTTTGGCCCATCCCCGTATTTCCTTGCATTCTTTACCCTCTCAAGCTCCTCAAATCTTTCGGAGATTGCAGGATCTATATGAAAATCCCCTGGCAGAGACAATATCCTCACATTTTCCCCTTCATCCTTTAAAAGCACTCCATCGTCTGAGAGATACTTGCATCCTTCGCGAAGGAGCGTTATGCACAAAGTCGACTTGCCCACCCCTGTATCTCCGGAAATCAGCACGCCCCTGTCTCCAACAGATACACATGAGGCATGGACATAGTATAGCCCTCTGTATCTTAACATCTCAACAAGCATAATATAAAAAAATATAAAAGAAAAAAATCTTCTTATCTCTATCGTCTTGAGGTTGAGGTAAATATCAGCAATTCCCCTGTCCGGATAGCAAACCGCAGCGGAATGGCCGTCAACAAGAATAAGCCTTTCTCCAACTCTATAGCCCGTTAATCTGTCAAAAGCAAAAAGCTGCTCTATCCCATCCAATTCTTTCATGACTTTTTCAATAGACTCACCATCAGATTTTAAGATTGAAATCCTTATAGAGCCTGCCTTCTCATCAGCCGCTGTTGCAGAGAAAAAACCTATTATATCATCAACAAGACCAATCACATCTTCCTGGTCAGTAGTGACTGTAACCGGATTGCCATAGATCAGATAGGACTTTTCAATCATAGGCATATTATGAGTTATAAAATGAAGTTAAAAAATTTCTAAAAAAATCAAACGGAGGCTTTAAAATTGATAAGTTTATTTCCATTAAGCTCTTCCAGCAGCCTTACGACACTTTTCATCGCATTCTGGGGAGTTACATCAAACTTGCTGCATATATTTTCGACTATACCATCCACTTTAATCACTCCATCAATAAGACCCCATATGACAAGCGCTACTTCATTGAGTCCGTAATAACATTTTGTATTGAGATCAAGAAGAACAGCCTCTTCATCTAATTCAGTGCAAAGGATAGATGGATTCTTAACTGGAATAGTATTTTTAGTAATCATTTTATCATTTCCCTATATCATTTTTTAACAGAATATTCTTTTAACTGTCAAGGTATAAGGTATGATGATATAGCAGCTTGATAAATATGGAAAACTTATTTATTAGTAAAAGACAGCAACTCGTTATTTTCAAAACAACATACAAGGCACGGGGAAATGGATAAAACTGTAAAGGCAATAAAAAAATTAGTTCAGGAAAACCTTGGAATAAAAAAAGAAGAGAGGGTACTTATTTTCTGCGACATAATATCAGAACATGAAACCCCTAATGACGATGACCGGAGCAGACGTGCGCAGCTGGCAGAGACTGCCCATAGCATTTTCAAATACATTTCCAAGACAAACGAAACTGTATTCCTGAAATACGAAGCCACAGGTACTCATGGAGTCGAACCTCCGGACTATATATGGAAGGAAGCTTTTGGAAGTCATGTTTACGGTTCACTGCGCGACTCAGGGGTCCTTGAAGCATTGCTCAAAAAAAAGGCAGGAAAGAAACAGATTCTTGAAGCTGAACAGATTGTAATGGAGAGGAGCGATGAAGCAGTTGACGTAGTAATTGCCCTTTCAAACTTCTCGACGAGCCATACTAAATTCCGCGACCTTGTGACCACCTGTGCCGGTGCACGATATGCAAGCATGCCATTATTTGACCCTGACATGTTTTTGGGACCAATGGATGTTGACTGGAATGAGGTTCAAAAAAACACAATAAGAATCGCAGAAAAGCTTACAGACGCTGTTTCGGTAAGTATTACTGCACCGAACGGCACTAACCTCTCCATAGGATTAAATGGGAGACAGGGAATCGCAGATACCGGGATACTTACGGAAGAAGGGGCATTCGGCAATCTCCCTGCAGGAGAGGCATTCATAGCGCCGCCTGAATATACCGCCGAAGGATTATTTGTAGCAGAGTGGGGACCGACGAGAAAATTCAAATTCCCTGTGAAATTTGAAATAAAAAAAGGCACTATTTTTATTCTGCAGGGACTTGATAAATTTGCCTCGGCAATGCGTCAGCAGATAGACATTGAACCCAAATGCGCTGTCCTTGCAGAGCTTGGCATTGGAACAAACCCTAAAGCGTCAAAACCGGACAATATCCTTGAATCAGAAAAAATACTTGGGACCATTCATATAGCTTTTGGTGATAACATGTCATTCGGAGGAAAAATCAGGACAAGTTTTCATCAGGATTTCGTTCTTTTCTCTCCTACTGTCGAGCTTGAATATGCTGACGGAAACAGGGAAATAATCATCAAAGAGGGCAAACTTGTCGGTTGACGGGATACTCAAAGACGCACTTTCAACCTGTGTAAAATGCGGAGCCTGCCAGGCTGTCTGTCCTGTATATGATATCTTAAAAACAGAACGCTCCGTAGCCCGCGGGAAAATTGCCCTTATTGAGGCATTATCTAAATCTGATCTAGAGCTTTCTGACAGCCTTTACGAGGCCCTGTCGCAGTGCATCCTTTGTACGTCATGCAGGGAAACATGCTCGGCGAATGTCGAGATTGAAAGGATAATAGCCGGAGCAAGGGAGATCGCGCTCAACAAAAAGGGAATGCCTCCATTAAAAAAGGCAGTGCTGAAAATCCTGTCAGCAAAAACCTCATCCAAGAATCCGGTTTTTAAAACAGCAGGACTTATTCAGAAGGTTCTCTTGAAAAAAATCCCGACAACAAGTGGACTCTTATACAGAGGAATTTTTCTGCCAGGAGAAGAAAAGCTCATACCCGAAATTGCGGCAAAAACTTTTCATCAAAGATTTGAAAACCATGAGAGCGACAAAAGCCGAAGTGCGTGTTCAGCAATTTTTTTTCAGGGATGTACCATAAATTATATATATCCTCATATCGGGGAAGCGACAGTAAGCGTCATACGAAAAGGAGGGTTTACACCTCTAATTCTTCCGGAACAATTCTGCTGCGGTTTGCCTTCATATTTTTCAGGCGACAGGGAAACTGCTCTAACTCTTGCAATGTCGAATCTTGAGCTTTTCTCAAAATATGATTTTGAGTATATCGTCGTAGCCTGTGCAAGCTGCGGAGCGGCTTTTAAAAATATATATCCAATACTCTTTGAAAAAAACAACGCTATGAAATCCCAGTGGGACAAATTCAAAGAAAGAGTGATTGACATATCACAATTTACAGAAGGACCCGGAAGAAAACAAATTACAGAACTGCTGAATAAAAATAACAGAGAGAGAAAACTGAAAGTCACTTATCATGATCCATGCCATCTGAGAAAATCGCAGGAAGTTGTAAATGAGCCGAGAAAGTTAATCAAGATGCTTTCAAACGTAACTCTTGTTGAGATGGAAGGAAGTGCTGACTGCTGCGGATTTGGCGGAATGTTCAGCCTTGAAAATGAGAAACTAAGCTCCGAGATAAACCGCCGCAAGACAGAAAAAATCATGGCAACCGGAGCAGACATGGTGCTCACTGGCTGTCCAGGGTGCATAATGCAGATTAACAGAGGCCTGGCAAGAGCAGGCGGAAAGCAGAGTGTAAAGCACTGGGTTGAGCTTTTGGATGAAGCGACTGGTTAGTAAATTACCATGACTATGAGAATAACAGGCGGAGAAAAGTCCGGCCTAAGACTCAGCACATTTCCCAAGAATATCATTCGCCCCACGCGCGATATGGTAAGGGAGGCAGTGTTCAACACTCTTGGAGACACTATTCATGACGCAAGCTTCCTTGATATATTCGCAGGCACAGGAAGCACAGGCATCGAGGCTTTAAGCCGCGGGGCATCCCATTCCACTTTTATAGAAAGTGAGCGCAGGGCTGTTGAGGTAATAAAGAAGAACCTCGTGATTACAGGCTTTCAAGGACAGTCTCTTATAATGGCGGCTGACTATGTGCATGCATTAAAGAAACTCTCCTCCCAGAAAATAAAATTTACCATTATATATGTTGACCCTCCCTATCAGTCAGGCTTCTATGACAGATGTATCAGACTGATTGATGAAGGAGAGCTTCTTATTTCACATGGAATATTAATAGCAGAATCATTCAAAAAAATGGATTTACTGCACAAATTCGGGTATATTGAATTGACACGGGAAAAACTTTATGGGGAAACAAGAATATCGTATTATATCAATACAAAGGAATTAAACCCTGATATTGTGAGAAAACAATCATGAGACGAATCGCTGTGTATCCCGGAACATTCGACCCCATAACCAACGGACATATTGACATAATAGAACGGGGTCATCAGATCTTCGACGAAGTAATAGTCGCAATTGCAAAGAGTGCCGATAAAAACCCTCTTTTTTCAGTTGATGAAAGAATGAAGATGATTAATGCAGCAACAAAGAAATTTAAGAATCTCAGGGTAGAATCCTTCGAAGGCCTTCTTATCTCCTACGTAAGAAACGCAGGGGCCAAGGTAATTATCAGAGGACTGCGCGCCGTAAGCGATTTTGAATATGAGTTCCAGATGGCCATAACAAACAGGAAACTCTATGAAGATGTTGATACTGTTTTTCTAATGTCCACTGTGAAATATTCTTATTTGAGTTCAAGCATTGTGAAAGAAGTAGCGCAATACGGCGGCAAAATGGACGGTATGGTCCCGACTGTTGTATCGAAGTGCCTGAAAGAGAAATACAGAAACCTGAAAAAAGGATTATGAAATGTCAATGGACTGTATATTCTGCAAAATAATAAAGGGAGAGTTAAAAGCAAAATTCGTATACGAAAACGACAAGGTAGTAGTCATTGAGGACATAAATCCGCAGGCGCCTGTCCATATTCTCATCATACCAAGGAAACATATAGCTACTCCAATGGAAATTGAGGATAATGACAAGGATATTTTATCAGCAGTCTTTCAGGCGGCAAAGCATGTGGCAAAGGAAAGGAAGATTGACAGCTCCGGGTTCCGCACAGTGCTTAACTGCATGGAAGGAGCGGGACAGAGCGTTTTCCATATTCATTTTCATCTGCTCGGCGGAAGACAGATGCAGTGGCCGCCCGGTTGAGACAAAGATACAAAAAAACAAGAAAGGCGAAAATCTGAAACTATGAAAAAAGAAATGATACTCAAGGAACTTGAGGATATAGTTTCCAAGCTTTCAATCAGACTCCAGTATGATGATCTGAAAAAAGCTGGAGTGAAGACAAGGGGCGGACTTTGCAGGGTAGGAAGCGAAGAAAGACTCATTGTTGACAAGAAGCTTGATACTGATGAAAAAGTTGAAGTCCTCTCAGTGGAACTCTCAAAAGTCAATCTCGACAATGTATTCATACCTCCACGCATAAAAGTGTTACTTCAAAAAAAATCGGAAACCAATACTGGTACCGACGAAGATACTGCACAGGAAGCAAGATGAACGATGCTAGTTTAAACGATGGTTCACCAGCAATTAATCCGGAAAGCAAACAGAAGAAAAAACCGCTGGTTTATGTTCTTGCAGCAGTTCTTATAATCCTTATAGTTGTCTTTGCGACTTCTTATTCATCTAAAGATTTATTAAAAAAATGCACATTCCAGTTCAAGCATATTGAAATAAACGGGATGGATTTCGGCAGCAACAAAGTCAAAGGTACAATCACGCTATCAGTAAATAATCCTAACTGGCTCTCTTTGAATGTAAAATCCTTAAAATGCAAAGTTAATATGGGAGACAACACTCTTGTAAAAGGGAACACAACTGACAGCATAAATCTTCCGGCACGCACGAAAACAGATATAGAGATTCCTTTCAAGGCGAGCTATGCAAATCTTTCACTGAATGATTTAAAATCCCTATTTCGGGACAATGAGAAAGTTTTAGTTACAGGCAAAGCCGTGTTAGAAACCTTTTTTATAAGCTTTCCCGTAACATTTAAAACTGAAAAAGACATCAAGAAGATTCTCTGAACTGCTCTTAATCTTCCTTACCTATCTTTGCAATGCCGGCAACATGGGAGCTCTTATCAGCATCAATAAGTTTTATTCCCTGCGTGTTTCTGCCTATTACTGAAATATCGCTCACTGCCATCCTTATAACTTTTCCGTCGGCAGTAATGATGATTAAGTCATCGTTGTTGCTTACCTGTTTAACACCTACTACACTGCCGTTCCTGTCTGAGGTCTTGATGGTGATTATCCCTTTTCCACCTCTTGACTGCACTCTGTATTCTTCCACAGGAGTCCGCTTGCCAAAGCCATTTTCAGTAACTGTGAGTATTGTGTTCGCATTATCAAGGACCTCCATGGCAATGACAGCATCACCTTTACTGAGTGTGACTGCCTTAACGCCCATGGCATTTCTTCCCATAGACCTTACATCTTCCTCGTTAAACCTGATGCTATTGCCGTCTTTAAGCCCTATGAAGATGTCCTTCTTGCCGTCTGTAAGACCGACCGAGACAAGTTCGTCCCCTTCATCAAGGGAAAGGGCAATAATGCCCCCTGAGCGAGGATGACTGAATGCATCAAGGGTAGTTTTCTTGCAAATCCCATGGCGGGTAAGCATTATTATGTAATGCTCAGAATCAAATGTTTTAACCGGAAGCGAAGCGCAGACTTTCTCGTTCGCCTCAAGGTTAAGGAGGTTTACGATCGCCCTTCCCTTGGCGCTTAAACCCAGTTCAGGAAGCTCATGAACCTTTATCCAGTAAACTTTCCCCTTGGTTGAGAAGAAAAGGATATAATCATGTGTGCTTGCGATGAAGAGGTACTCAACAAAGTCCTCCTCTCTCGTTGCCATTCCTGTTTTTCCCTTGCCACCCCTTCTCTGACTTCTGTAAACGCTGAGTGCATTCCTCTTGATGTAGCCATTATGTGAAATCGTAACTACCATTTCTTCTTCTTTAATGAGATCCTCAATGTTTATGTCGCTTGTCTGCTCGATTATCTGCGTACGTCTTGCGTCTGCATATTCGTCCTTAACCTCATTAAGCTCCTTACGCACAATATCTCTTACAAGCGCCTCGCTTGAAAGAATGGCTATGTATTCGGATATGGTTTTTAAAAGAGCCTTGTATTCCTCTATTATCTTTTCACGTTCAAGACCTGTGAGCCTCGAAAGCCTCATCTCGAGTATTTCTTTTGCCTGTATCTCAGAGAGGGGGAATCTTTTTATAAGGTTCTCTTTAGCCTGCTGAGGGTTTGCAGCTTTCTTTATGATTGCAACAACCTCATCTATGTTCTCTACAGCAGTCTTCAACCCTTCCAATATGTGCGCTCTTTCTTCAGCTTTCCTTAAGTCATAGCGCGTCCTCTTTACAACCACCTCTTTCCTGAAATCAATAAAGCACTTGATGACTTCTTTGAGGTTTAAAACCTTGGGCTCACCGTTAACCATGGCAAGCATGATTATGCCGAATGTAGATTGAAGCTGGGTGTGTTTATAGAGGTTATTAATAACGACCTCAGGGAATTCGTCACGTTTAAGTTCAATAACTATCCTCATCCCTTCGCGGTCTGATTCATCCCTTATGTCTGATATTCCTTCAATCTTCTTTTCCCTTACAAGCCCTGCTATAGC
Coding sequences within:
- a CDS encoding LEA type 2 family protein — its product is MNDASLNDGSPAINPESKQKKKPLVYVLAAVLIILIVVFATSYSSKDLLKKCTFQFKHIEINGMDFGSNKVKGTITLSVNNPNWLSLNVKSLKCKVNMGDNTLVKGNTTDSINLPARTKTDIEIPFKASYANLSLNDLKSLFRDNEKVLVTGKAVLETFFISFPVTFKTEKDIKKIL
- the gyrA gene encoding DNA gyrase subunit A — protein: MASDLPINLIPVNIEDEMRNSYIDYAMSVIVGRALPDVRDGLKPVHRRILYAMDGLGLEYNKPYKKSARIVGEVLGKYHPHGDNAVYDAMIRMVQDFSLRYPLVDGQGNFGSVDGDSAAAMRYTEVRMAKIAHDILLDIDKETVEFVPNFDDTLVEPVVLPSRIPNLLINGSAGIAVGMATNIPPHNLGEIIDATLAVLENPDTTIDELLKYVAGPDFPTGAYIYGRDGIIEAYRTGRGKVLMRGVISVEEQKKSGRSSIIITEIPYQVNKARLIEAIAGLVREKKIEGISDIRDESDREGMRIVIELKRDEFPEVVINNLYKHTQLQSTFGIIMLAMVNGEPKVLNLKEVIKCFIDFRKEVVVKRTRYDLRKAEERAHILEGLKTAVENIDEVVAIIKKAANPQQAKENLIKRFPLSEIQAKEILEMRLSRLTGLEREKIIEEYKALLKTISEYIAILSSEALVRDIVRKELNEVKDEYADARRTQIIEQTSDINIEDLIKEEEMVVTISHNGYIKRNALSVYRSQRRGGKGKTGMATREEDFVEYLFIASTHDYILFFSTKGKVYWIKVHELPELGLSAKGRAIVNLLNLEANEKVCASLPVKTFDSEHYIIMLTRHGICKKTTLDAFSHPRSGGIIALSLDEGDELVSVGLTDGKKDIFIGLKDGNSIRFNEEDVRSMGRNAMGVKAVTLSKGDAVIAMEVLDNANTILTVTENGFGKRTPVEEYRVQSRGGKGIITIKTSDRNGSVVGVKQVSNNDDLIIITADGKVIRMAVSDISVIGRNTQGIKLIDADKSSHVAGIAKIGKED